A part of Pirellulales bacterium genomic DNA contains:
- the csrA gene encoding carbon storage regulator CsrA, producing the protein MLVLSRQRDESIIIGDNIVVTIVDIRGDKVRLGITAPPEIPVHRREVYEAIQRENVK; encoded by the coding sequence ATGCTGGTTCTGTCGAGACAGCGCGACGAAAGCATCATCATCGGTGACAACATCGTCGTGACCATCGTCGACATCCGCGGCGACAAAGTCCGACTCGGCATTACCGCGCCGCCCGAGATCCCCGTCCATCGGCGCGAGGTCTACGAAGCGATTCAGCGCGAGAACGTTAAA